DNA sequence from the Tenacibaculum mesophilum genome:
TGAAGATAAATTACCATTAGATCCACAGGTTATTTCTACTTCTGAAGAATTTAATATGGATAGTACGATGATAGCTTTAAGTGGAGGAGAAGATTATGAGTTGTTATTTACGGTTTCTATTGCTGATTATGATAAGATAAAAGGAAATCCTAATTTAACAGTTATAGGTCATATTACTGAAGAAAATGAAGGAATAAACTTAGTAACACGTGCAAACCAAGAAATTGAATTAAAAGCACAAGGTTGGAATTCTTTTAATAAAGAGTAGAGGAGAACAAGATATAATAGGTTAAGCATCCATGTTTGGGTGCTTTTTTAGTTCTAAAGAGGCTTTTTTTTAATTATTTTGGAATACGAATTTTGGTATAAAAATTGTATCTTAGTCAGACAGTAAAAAGAATATTAACAAAAAATCAAAAAAGAGAATGGGAATTTTTTCATTTATTAAAAATGCCGGGGCAAAAGTATTCGGTATCGGGAAAACAACTGAAGAAGAAGCTACAGAGAAAGCTGCAAAATTAGTAGATGCAGTAAATAAATTAGAGCTTTCTGTTGAAAACTTAGCTGTTAATGTGGAAGATGATAAGGCCACAGTAACAGGAGAAGCAGCAGATTTAGCTACTAAAGAAAAAGTAGTTTTAGTAGTGGGTAATACGGAGGGGATTGCTTCTGTAGAAGACAATATGACCGTTAAAGAAGTTGAAGTTATCGAAGAAGCTGCTATGGCACAATTTCACACTGTAGTAAGTGGAGACTCATTAAGTAAAATTGCAAAAGAATTTTATGGAGATGCTATGAAGTATCCAGTAATTTTCGAAGCAAATAAACCAATGTTAACACACCCTGATAAAATTTATCCAGGACAAGTATTAAGAATACCACCTTTAGTGGACTAATCAAAAGTTAATCAGCCAAAGGAAAAGCACTGCATTTGCAGTGCTTTTTTAGTTTAAGTAAAAATGATATTTAAAGATTGGTATGAGGTAAAATAGTAGTAAAAAAGAATAAAATTATCATCATATTTGCACCTGTTTTTAAAACCATAAAAATGAATCAAAGAGCGTTAGCACTTACAGCAGCTTCAATCGCAACACTTATTTACGGGGTTACATTTACAGTAGCTAAAGAAGTGATGGAGGGATATATTCAACCATTTGGTTTTATATTGCTTCGTGTTGGTGGGGCTACTATGATTTTTTGGCTGTTAGGACTTTTTGTAAAAGCACCATCTATTGAGAAAGCAGATTATAAAAAAGTAGCGATGGCAGCTTTTTTTGGCATTGCTTTCAATATGCTTACGTTTTTTAAAGGGTTAAGTTATACCACACCAATCAATGCATCAGTTATGATGGTAACTACTCCTATTTTAGTATTAATTTTTGCTAGTATTCTTTTAAAAGAGAAATTAGTTTTAAGAAAAATAGCAGGAGTTATAGTTGGTATGGTAGGAGCCATAATTTTAATAGCTTACGGGAATCCACTTAAAGGAGATGCAACTAATATGGTGCTAGGAAACTTTTTAGTATTCATTAATGCAGCATCGTATGGTATGTATTTGGTGGTTGTAAAAAAACTAATAGCAAAATACAACCCTATTGTTTTTGTTAAGTGGTTATATCTTTTTGGATTGATAATGGTACTACCTTTTGGTTTTTCTGAACTGTTAGAGGTACAGTGGCAAACAATGCCTGTTTCAATTTTCTTAAAAGTAGGTTTTGTAGTATTATTCACTACTTGTATTACTTACTTGTTTAACTTATTTGCATTATCAAAATTAAAACCAACCACAGTAAGTGTTTTTATGTATTTACAACCTGTGGTAGCAGCTATTTACGCATTGATTGTAGGTAGTGATCATTTAGATTTGGTTAAAATAGGAGCTGCATTATTAATCTTTTTAGGAGTATTTTTGGTAACCAAACGTCCAACAGAAACTCCCAATAAATAAACGTATCTTTGCGGATTATTAAACCGAAGTTATGATACAGTCAATGACGGGTTACGGTAAATCCGTACTACATTTACCCTCTAAAAAAGTAACAATCGAAATTAAATCTTTAAACAGTAAAAACTTAGATTTAAATACTAGAATTCCTTCATATTACAGAGAAAAAGAACTCAATGTTCGAAAAAAACTAGCAAGTAACTTGGTAAGAGGTAAAGTGGATTTTTCTATTTATGTGGAAATGACTGCAGATGAAACTTCAACTACGGTGAATACAGGTGTGGTACGAGAGTACATGCAGCAATTAAGAAATGTAACTCAAGTAGGAACTTCAGATGATGTTGAGTTAATGAAAATGGCTGTTAGAATGCCAGATGCTTTAAAAACAGAGCGTGAAGAGTTAGATGAAGAAGAGTGGAAGCAAATAGATACTCATATTGACGAAGCTTTAAAAGAAATTATTCAATATAGAACTGACGAAGCAAAATCGTTAGAAGAAGATTTTAAAACAAGAATACTAAATATTCAATCTGCTTTAGAAGAAGTTAAAAAGTTAGATGGTGATAGAATAGAGCATGTTAAAGAACGCTTACAAAAAGCATTAACAGATTTAAAAGTTGAGGTTGATGAAAATCGTTTTGAACAAGAGCTGATTTATTATTTAGAAAAGTTAGATATTAACGAAGAAAAAGTACGTTTAGCTAATCACTTAGAGTATTTTTTACAGCAATTAGCAACAGAAGATTCCAATGGAAAAAAATTAGGATTTATCGTACAAGAAATCGGAAGAGAAATCAACACAACAGGATCAAAAGCTAATTTTGCACCAATGCAAAAATTAGTCATCCAAATGAAAGACGAGTTAGAAAAAATAAAAGAACAAATTTTAAACGTTTTATAAAAATGTCGAAAGAGTTTAAAGGGAAATTATTTGTGTTTTCAGCACCATCAGGTTCAGGTAAAACTACTATTGTACGTCATTTGTTGGCAAAAGAACGTTTTAATTTGGAGTTTTCAATCTCAGCTACTTCAAGAGCTCCAAGAGGAGAAGAAGTTGATGGAAAAGATTATTATTTTATCTCTGCAAAAGAATTCAAGCAAAAAATAAAAAATGACGAGTTTTTAGAGTGGGAAGAAGTGTATCGTGATAACTTTTATGGAACGTTAAAAACAGAAGTTGAACGAATTTGGGCGCAAGGAAAACATGTAATTTTTGATATTGATGTTGTTGGAGGTTTACGTATTAAGAAGAAATTTCCAGAAGAAACCTTAGCTGTGTTTGTAAAGCCACCAAGTGTTGATGAGCTAAAAATTCGTTTAAAGAAAAGAAGTACCGAAAGCGAAGACAAGATTAACATGCGTATTGCTAAAGCTTCGGTAGAATTAGCAACAGCACCACAGTTTGATAAAATCATTAAAAACTACGACTTACCTGTAGCATTACAAGAAGCGGAAGATTTAGTAGATGATTTTTTAGGAATAAAAAAGAAAGTGAAAAACGGATAAAGAATAAGTCTAGTATCTATAAATATGAAAAACATCGGATTATACTTCGGAACTTTTAATCCAATTCATATAGGGCATTTAATTATAGCCAATCATATGGTTGAGTATTCTGATTTAGATGAAATTTGGATGGTGGTTACGCCTCATAACCCTTTTAAAAAGAAAAGCTCACTGTTAGATAACCATCATCGTTTAGATATGGTATATTTTGCTACAGAAGAATATGAGAAGATTCAACCATCAGATATAGAGTTTAGGCTTCCTCAACCAAATTATACTATAAATACCTTAGCACATATTTCTGAAAAACACCCTAGTTATAACTTTAGCCTAATTATGGGAGAAGACAACCTAAAAAGTTTGCATAAATGGAAAAACTATGAGGCAATTTTAGAAGATTATAATATTTATGTTTACCCTAGGGTTTCTGAAGGAATTGTTGAAAGCCAGTTTAAAAATCACAAAAAAATTCATAGAGTTGAAGCTCCAATAATAGAAATTTCTTCAACCATGATTCGCAAAGCCATAAAAGAAGAAAAAAACTGTAAACCTTTGTTGTCTCAAAAGGTTTGGAAGTATATTGATGAGATGAATTTTTATAAAAAATAGTTTCGCCGTTTTTTCGTTGTATATTTGAAATCCAAACAAGTATAAAACGTGGCAAAAAATAAAAAAAAACGAAAACTTAAACAGAAACTTACCGATAAGTATCGTCTAGTAATAATTAATGAAGATACGTTTCAAGAACGATTTTCTTTAAAGCTATCACGATTAAATGTTTTTGTATTTGGAGGAGTGTTTTCTATACTTCTTATAGTACTCACCACTTTGTTAATTGCTTTTACGGGTATACGTGAATATATACCAGGGTATTCATCAACAGCCTTAAAAAGAAAAGCTACCAGATTAACATACGAAGCAGATTCTTTAAAAACTAGACTGTCAGTTATTGAAAGTTACACTAAAGCTTTAAAGCCAGTTTTAACAGGTCAAATTGAGCCCGAAAAGATAGACTCCATAACTAAAGAAATGAAAACAATAGCTTTTGATGAAAGTAAATTACAAGCATCAAAGGAGGATTCTTTATTTAGAGAAAAAGTAGAGAGCAAAGACTTATTTCCTTTGCATAACGGAGGGGCAAATAGAGTTAAAAATGTATTCTTTTCACCTTTAACAGGAAACATATCACAACCGTTCGACGTTAATGACAAACATTATGCGATCGATATTGTAGCTAAAACTGGCACGCCTGTAAAAGCCGTAGCAGACGGTACAGTTATTTTAGCAGAATGGACAGCAGAAACAGGGTATGTAATAACGATACAACATTCTAACGAATTTATATCAGTATATAAACATAACGGAACTTTGTTAAAACAACAAGGAGACGTCGTAAAGTCTGGAGAAGCAATAGCAAGTGTAGGTTCCACAGGAGAATTAACTACCGGACCTCATTTACATTTTGAGTTGTGGAATAATGGATTTCCTGTTAACCCAACAAACTATATAGATTTTCAGTAAATAGAAAAAGAACATGAGTATAAAATCAATATTAGCAATTCCATTTGCAAAAATTGTCCGTAAACAAGTATATAAATGGGCAAACAACCCACATAAAACACAAGAAAAAGTTTTTCAATATTTGGTTACAGAAGGATGTAAAACAGCATTTGGAAAAGATCATGATTTTGTATCAATCAACAATTACGAAGACTTTAAAAAAAGAGTGCCTATTAACGACTATGAAGGTTTACGTAGTTATGTAGATAGAGTTGTAGCAGGAGAAGAGAATGTTTTGTGGAAAGGAAAGCCCTTGTATTTTGCCAAAACTTCAGGAACTACTTCAGGAGCCAAATATATTCCTATAAGTAAAGAATCTATGCCCACACATATTAAAGCAGCTCGAAATGCTTTGTTGTTTTATATCACAGAAACAAACGATGCTAGCTTTGTTGATGGGAAGATGATTTTTTTACAGGGAAGTCCAGTTTTAGAAGATAAAAACGGCGTGAAACTAGGGCGGTTAAGTGGAATAGCAGCGCATTATGTTCCAAATTATCTCTTAAAAAATCGTTTACCAAGTTGGGAAACCAACTGTATTGAAGATTGGGATACCAAAGTAGATAAAGTAGTTGAAGAAACCTTGCCAGAAAACATGTCGGTAATTAGCGGAATTCCATCATGGGTACAAATGTATTTTGAACGACTGATTGAGAAAACTGGAAAGACAGTTTCTGAAATTTTTCCAAACTTCAATTTCTTTGTGTATGGAGGTGTAAATTTTGAGCCATACAAGAACAAGTTTGAAGCGTTAATTGGGAAAAAAATAGACTATGTAGAATTGTATCCAGCATCTGAAGGGTTTATTGCATATCAAGACTCTCAAACCGAAAAAGGAATGTTATTGCAGTTAAACTCAGGAATGTTTTATGAATTTATTCCAGCAAATGAATTTTTTGATGAGAATCCAACAAGAATATCATTAAAAGACGTTCAATTAGGGGTGAATTATGTTATTATTTTAAACACCTCGGCGGGTTTATGGGGGTATAATATTGGTGATACTGTAGAATTTACTTCTTTAAAACCCTACAGAATAAAAGTAACAGGACGTATAAAACACTTTATCTCTGCTTTTGGTGAGCATGTAATAGGGAAAGAGGTAGAAAAAGCGTTGAATGATGCTATAAAAGGAACTGATGTGAATGTAAGCGAGTTTACAGTAGCTCCGCAAGTAAATCCTGAAAGTGGATTACCATATCATGAGTGGTTTATTGAGTTTGAAAATGAACCTGAGAATTTGGATGAGTTAGCATCTAAAATTGATGCTTCTATGCAAGAGCAAAATGTATATTACTTCGATTTAATTGAAGGCAAAATTTTACGTCCTCTTATCATTAGAAAAGTGAAAAAAGGAGGTTTCCATGAATATATGAAATCCATAGGAAAGTTTGGAGGTCAGAATAAGATTCCACAATTATCAGATAACCGAAAAATTGCGGATGTATTGCAGAATTTTTTAATTGAATAAAGAAGTAAAATGAAAATTGTAGCCACCAACATAGGAGAAAGAAAAGAAATCGATTGGAAAGGGAAAACCGTTACTACAGGTATTTTTAAGTTTCCTGTTGAGAAACCTATCTTTTTAGATGTTGAAAAAGTAAAAGATGATGCTATTTGTGATAGAGAATATCATGGAGGAATAGATCAAGCAGTGTATGCCTATTCAGAGAAGCATTATGCATATTGGAAAGAGTTATACCCAAGTTTAGATTGGAAACATGGAATGTTTGGTGAAAATCTGACTGTTTCAGATTTAGAGGAAAGTCAATTGCACGTGGGAGATACTTTTAAAGTAGGAGAGGTTATTATTGAAGTAACTAAACCACGTCAACCATGCATGAAGCTAGGAGTGCGTTTTAATGATATGAAAATCGTAAAACAATTTTGGCAACAAAACATACCAGGAGTTTACTTTAAAATATTGCAAACAGGTTATGTAAAATCAGGTGATAAGTTTGAGCAAATAAAAAGCTGCCCTCAAAATCCAACCATCGAAGAGGTATATAAGACTAAGAGGGAAGCTAAGTTTACCTCTAAAAAATAAATTTTTTAGAATCTAAAATATTTTTTGAAGCCATAGAGGCAAATCCCATTTTATATAAAATATCGGCTCTAGTATTTTCTTTATGGTTTAATGTTTCCATAGTTTCAATAATATCTTCCTTAAAACCATTTCTATGATATGTTTTATGAACTTCTTTAATAAAAGAAGTTGGAACTTGAAAATAGTGTGAACCAATTACATCCATAGCTGCACCTTTTGAAAGTAGGTAAGCTTCGTTACCAAACTTCTTCTTGTCGACAGTAGGGTATAAGTGCATATCAATAGCAGTTTTAATAGTGGAAGCTTTATCTTCACTATCGTTTTTCTTCACAAATTCATTTGCGAAAGAGCCTCCGTAATTGGCAAAACATTGTTTACTGCACACATGGTTGTGGGTATCTGTTAAACCAATATCATGTAGTATTGAGGAAACAAATAGTGACTCTTCATCATAGTGTAGTTTTTCTGAAAGAGCAATACCAGCAGACCAAAAAAAGGTTCTATAAGAATGGTAAAGTAATATAGGGTTACATAAATCATTTGCTTCTTCTAAAGCTAGTTTAGATAGCTTAGAGTCAGGAATTTTTATAGTATCAAGATCAAACTTTATTTTAGATTTAATACCGATTTTATATAATGTTTTAGTGAAACTCTCTTTTAATTTTGAGGTAATTAAAAGCTTTTTAAACTGTTGGATTTCTTTTCTGTTGAGTACAGATGGACTATAATTATTATGTATTTGCATTGCTTGTTTTTTAGAACAAAGCAAAGATAAAACAAAAACATACTAACTGGTATGTTTTTTAGACTTAAGATTATTTTAAAGTAGTTAAGTAAAGTTTTAATTGATTTAAATGATGGGTGTAAGTATCTGTCTTGTTACTTAATTTTCCTAAAGCTCTAGCTCCCCAATAGCTAGCTATAATAAAATCAGCAACTTCTTCAGCATTAATACTTGAGTTAAAAGTATTATTTTGCTGTTCTTTGGTAATAGAAGTAGCAATAGCATTTGTCCATAATGACTTTGCTTCATCAAGAGCTTCTTTAAAATCATTGTCTAAAGGCGACATTTCTTGAATTAAGTTAGCTAGAGGACAACCATATTCTATGGTTAAAAAAGAATTTTGTAAAAGTAATTCTTCAATCATTGTATATAAAGAATCATGTAAACTGGTAGAAGAAGAAAGAAAACTTACAGAAAAATCAATGGTTTTGGATTGTATTACCTCTTTAATAACAGCAATTCCCATTTGCTTTTTATTTTTAAAATGATAATAAAAAGCACCTTTTGTTACTTTAGTAGTCGCTATAATTTCATCAATACTTGTAGATTGATATCCTTTCTTATAAATAAGTTCAAAAGCTTGTTGTAAAATAGTTGCTCTGGTGTTCGCGGATTTCTTCATTTGTTGTAGCTTGCTCTTTATTAATTTACATACAGCACAAATTTACTATTATGTATATAACAAAGTAGTGTAAAGACTACAATTTAGGTTAAAAAGAAGTTTTAGTTAGGAGCATTCCATCCGTGTATGAAGTTCTCAGTAATAAAACTGAAGAATTTAAAAGTCAACACTATTACAAAAAGCGCTATGATTACTTTAAATATTTTCTTATTCATTTTGCTTTTGTTCTAACTCAAATACTTTTTGCAGCATTTTATCATCTCGCTGATCTACTTTGTATAAACCTTCGTCACTAAAAAGTTCACGAGCTATCAATACTTTTAAGTTATTGCGAAGTTGATTTTTTGTTCTTTCAGGAAGTCTAAAATCTTTGAGTTCTGCTAAGAATTTATTAGAAATCTTATTGTCTTTATCAAAATTATTAATAAAATCCTCAACGGTTAATGAAGCGAGTTTTTTACGATTATCATCTACATATGAAAAAGCGAAATCATTTAAAGGACGGAAGAAAATTGTAGGAATATAAGCTGAGGTATCTACCGCTACAAAATAATCAGGAATAATTCCACCGCCACCATATACTACTTTACCTTTAGGAGTCGTATACTTCAAACTATCAATAGTTTTAATACTGTCTTTGGTAAACAACTCCCCATTTTCTAGTCGATGTTCAAAATCATGACTATATTCTTCAGAATCTGCGTCCTTTTTATAAGGCTTTTGAATAGAACGCCCTGTTGGAGTATAATACCTAGCCGTAGTTAATCGAACCGCAGAACCATCTCCTAAGTCCATTTCTTGCTGTACTAGCCCTTTTCCAAAAGAACGACGTCCAATAATAATACCTTTGTCATTATCTTGCAAGGCACCAGCTACAATTTCAGAAGCAGAAGCGGAGTTTTCATCAATTAGTACATATAACCCACCGTGCTCAAAATCACCTTTATCAGTAGCGAAAGATTTTACAATATCACCTTTGTTATTTTTTGTAAATACAATCAGTTTTTCATCTTCTAAGAATTCGTCAACAATATCATTAGCAATATCAATAAAACCACCACCATTTCCGCGAAGATCTAAGACCAAATCAGTCATTCCTTTTGTAAGTAATTTGTTTAAAGAAGATTTAAACTCAATATAGGTGTTACGTGCAAAACGATCTAGTTTTATATAGCCAATACTATCGTTTAACATGTAAGCAATATCAACACTTTTAATATTTACTTTACCACGATTAATAGTAGTGTTAAAAATACTATCATTGGTCTTTCTATAAATTTGCAAATCAACTTTAGTGTTTGGCTTTCCTTTTAAAGCTTTCATTATTTGGGAAGTTTGCAGTTTTTTCCCATAGAGTGTATCCTTGTCTGCAAGTAAAATTCTATCACCTGCTTTAATTCCTGCTTCAATACTTGGTCCTCCTTTAATAGGTTCTATAACGGTAATAGTATCACCAATCATACGAAATTGAACACCTATTCCTACAAAATTACCTTGCATGTTTTCGGTAACCAATTGTAAGTTTTCTTTAGGAATGTATACTGAATGAGGATCTAATTTACCTAACATCTCTGCAATGGCTCCATCTAATAAATCATCTGTGTTAACAGCATCAACATAATCACTTTGAATGTAGTCAATTAAACGCTTTATTTTTCGTTCACTTGATGAGCTTTTTCCAATAAGATTGCTTGATTTTCCGTTGCTAAAAAAGGTCCCAATAAGAATACCGAAAATAACTGCAATAGATAAATATATAGGTAAATTATTCTTGTTCATAAGGTAAATAAGTCAGTTCAACACCCGCTTTCTCTAAAAAATCTAATCCTGATCGGTCTTTGTATGCTTGTGCATATACTACACGTTTTATTCCTGCTTGATGTATTAATTTACTGCATTGTTGGCAAGGAGAAAGTGTAATATATAAAGTAGCACCTTTGCATGATTGTGTAGAAGAAGCTACTTTTAAAATAGCATTGGCTTCGGCATGCAACACATACCATTTGGTGTACCCTTCTTCGTCTTCACAATAATTTTCAAAACCAGAAGGAGTACCATTATAACCATCAGAAATAATCATTCGATCTTTAACAATTAAGGCGCCTACTTTTTTACGAATACAGTGTGAAAGTTGTCCCCATTCATTTGCCATTTTTAAATAGGCAATGTCATATTTTAATTGTTTTTTCTTCAAAATTTTCAGTACGATTTTTCTTAGATAAGCTAAGGTAGTTAGATTTGTGTTAGTTAGGCGTTAATTTTTTACCAAAAAACACGGTCAAACATCATTTGTAAAGCAAAACCAATTACGATTGATGACATGATTAAAATCCAATCACGACGATTTACACTAAAGATTGATTGCACTAGTGCTCCAATTAGTAAAATACCTAATACAATAATAATTTGTGCTACTTCTACACCTAAGGCAAATTCTAATAAAGGTAAAAATTTATCAGAAGTTTTTCCAATCATAATTTTAAAATAGTTAGAAAAACCAAGTCCGTGAATTAACCCGAAAAACAAAGCAAAAAATAAATTTTGGTTTTCTTTTCCTACCGATGCTTTTTTTGCGGTTAATACATTCATTAATCCCGTAATAAAAATAGTTAACGGAATTAAAAACTCAATTAAATCTGCTCGTACATTTAAAATTCCGTATGCTGAAAGCGCTAGAGTTATTGAGTGTCCAATAGTAAACAAAGTAATTAACCATAAAACTTTTGTCCACTGTTTAAATTGATACACAACAGCTAATACAATTAAGAATAAAATATGGTCATAGGCTTTAAAGTCTAATACATGAAACAAGCCCATTTTAAAGTAGAAGATAAAATCGTTCATTAGGGGTTTTTAAATTTTTATTTGTCGATCTATTTGTTGGTCTAAAGATATAAAAGTTTCGGTTCTTGAAACTCCTTTTATGGTTTGAATATCCTTATTTAACAAATGCATTAAGTCTTCGTTGTTTTTACACAGTATTTTAATGAAAATAGCATAGTTACCTGTAGTGTAATGACTTTCTACGATCTCAGGAATTTCTTTTAAACGTTTAATTGCAGAAGAGTATAAGCTAGAAGAATCTAAAAATACACCAACAAAAGCGGTAGTGGTATAGCCTAATGCTTTTGGATTTAATATCATTTTGTAACCATCAATTAAATCAGATTCGTCTAACTTTCGTAATCGTTGATGAATGGCAGCGCCAGATATACCTACTTCTCGGGCAATGCTTAAAATAGGTGTACGAGCATCTTTTACAAGACGTTTGATAATTATTTTATCAATTCCGTCAATTTTTAATTTTCTAACCATGAAACAAAAATAAGGAAAGTTAGTTAGAGTTCATTTTTTCAATATTCTGTACCTTTACAACTATGTATGCGTTGGTAGATTGTAATAACTTTTATGCTTCTTGCGAACGGGTTTTTAATCCGAATTTGCAAGGAAAACCTGTGGCTATTTTAAGTAATAACGATGGGTGTGTTATTTCAATGAGTGATGAAGCTAAAGACTTGCAACTTCCATTTGGAGCTCCAATTTTTAAGTGGGATCAGTTTTGTAAAAACAATAATATCTCAGTGCTATCGTCAAATTATCCGTTGTATGGTGATATGAGCGCTAGAGTGATGAAAATTTTAGAACAATTTTCTCCAGATGTGGAAGTATACTCTATTGATGAAGCATTTTTACAATTCAAAGGTTTTAATGAATATAATTTTAATTCTTATGGAACTGAAATAAGAAGTAGAATTTTACAATGGACGGGTATTCCAACTTGTGTAGGAATTGCACCAACAAAAGCATTGAGTAAAGTAGCTAATAAAATTGCTCGAAAATTCTTGAAAGAAACAGGTGGAGTGTGTGTGATTGATTCCGAAGAAAAAAGAATAAAAGCATTAAAATGGACTTCTATAGAAAGTGTTTGGGGAATTGGAAGAGGTATACAAAAAAGACTACAAGCTAAAGGATGTATAAAAGCGTATGATTTTACACAGTTAAATGACGATTGGGTGCTGAAAAATTTATCGATTACAGGTTGGAAGTTGAAAAAAGATTTAGAAGGAGATCCTAAAATACAACTAGATGAGCCTACTAACAAAAAAGCAATAGCAACAACCCGAAGTTTTGAATATACATTTTCGGATCTAGATAATATTAAAGAAAGAATCTCAACGTTTGCTGTAAGTTGTGCAGAAAAATTACGTAAGCAAAACTCAAGTTGCCATATGGTAATAGTGTTATTGCGTAGTGATTATCATAAAAAAGAGACTAAACAACATCGAGCAAGTAAAACTATTGTACTTCCATATCCGACAAACTCTACATTAACAATAAGTAAAAGTGCAGTACAAGCTGTAACTACTATTTTTAAGGAGGGAATAAAGTATAAAAGAGCAGGAGTAATTGTAACAGGGTTGGTGCCTTCAGACAATTATCAATTAGATATGTTTGCAAAGGAAGACCCGAAGCACGCTTCTTTAATGAATGCAATAGATAAAATTAACCAGACTTATAAAGCAGATAAGATTAAATTAGCAAACCAAGATTTACAACGTACTTGGAAGATGCGTCAAGAGCGATTATCACCAAAATATACTACAAATATTAACGATATTATTAAAGTAAAATAAGCTTAGTTAAATAACAAATAATAAGATGTTACGAAAATTAAAACCAGTAAAAGCATCAGAAGCATTGACTTTTTTCTTACCAAAAGAGTTAAATGAAAGCGAGGGAGCTATCTTTATGGATACAGGTATTTCTGCGGGCTTTCCTTCTCCTGCTGATGATTTCAGGGAAACGCGTATTTCATTAGATGAAGAACTTATTAGAAATAAAGAAGCCACTTTTT
Encoded proteins:
- a CDS encoding HD domain-containing protein, whose amino-acid sequence is MQIHNNYSPSVLNRKEIQQFKKLLITSKLKESFTKTLYKIGIKSKIKFDLDTIKIPDSKLSKLALEEANDLCNPILLYHSYRTFFWSAGIALSEKLHYDEESLFVSSILHDIGLTDTHNHVCSKQCFANYGGSFANEFVKKNDSEDKASTIKTAIDMHLYPTVDKKKFGNEAYLLSKGAAMDVIGSHYFQVPTSFIKEVHKTYHRNGFKEDIIETMETLNHKENTRADILYKMGFASMASKNILDSKKFIF
- a CDS encoding TetR/AcrR family transcriptional regulator, producing the protein MKKSANTRATILQQAFELIYKKGYQSTSIDEIIATTKVTKGAFYYHFKNKKQMGIAVIKEVIQSKTIDFSVSFLSSSTSLHDSLYTMIEELLLQNSFLTIEYGCPLANLIQEMSPLDNDFKEALDEAKSLWTNAIATSITKEQQNNTFNSSINAEEVADFIIASYWGARALGKLSNKTDTYTHHLNQLKLYLTTLK
- a CDS encoding S41 family peptidase, with protein sequence MNKNNLPIYLSIAVIFGILIGTFFSNGKSSNLIGKSSSSERKIKRLIDYIQSDYVDAVNTDDLLDGAIAEMLGKLDPHSVYIPKENLQLVTENMQGNFVGIGVQFRMIGDTITVIEPIKGGPSIEAGIKAGDRILLADKDTLYGKKLQTSQIMKALKGKPNTKVDLQIYRKTNDSIFNTTINRGKVNIKSVDIAYMLNDSIGYIKLDRFARNTYIEFKSSLNKLLTKGMTDLVLDLRGNGGGFIDIANDIVDEFLEDEKLIVFTKNNKGDIVKSFATDKGDFEHGGLYVLIDENSASASEIVAGALQDNDKGIIIGRRSFGKGLVQQEMDLGDGSAVRLTTARYYTPTGRSIQKPYKKDADSEEYSHDFEHRLENGELFTKDSIKTIDSLKYTTPKGKVVYGGGGIIPDYFVAVDTSAYIPTIFFRPLNDFAFSYVDDNRKKLASLTVEDFINNFDKDNKISNKFLAELKDFRLPERTKNQLRNNLKVLIARELFSDEGLYKVDQRDDKMLQKVFELEQKQNE
- a CDS encoding deoxycytidylate deaminase — encoded protein: MLKKKQLKYDIAYLKMANEWGQLSHCIRKKVGALIVKDRMIISDGYNGTPSGFENYCEDEEGYTKWYVLHAEANAILKVASSTQSCKGATLYITLSPCQQCSKLIHQAGIKRVVYAQAYKDRSGLDFLEKAGVELTYLPYEQE
- a CDS encoding HupE/UreJ family protein, whose amino-acid sequence is MNDFIFYFKMGLFHVLDFKAYDHILFLIVLAVVYQFKQWTKVLWLITLFTIGHSITLALSAYGILNVRADLIEFLIPLTIFITGLMNVLTAKKASVGKENQNLFFALFFGLIHGLGFSNYFKIMIGKTSDKFLPLLEFALGVEVAQIIIVLGILLIGALVQSIFSVNRRDWILIMSSIVIGFALQMMFDRVFW
- a CDS encoding Lrp/AsnC ligand binding domain-containing protein, with amino-acid sequence MVRKLKIDGIDKIIIKRLVKDARTPILSIAREVGISGAAIHQRLRKLDESDLIDGYKMILNPKALGYTTTAFVGVFLDSSSLYSSAIKRLKEIPEIVESHYTTGNYAIFIKILCKNNEDLMHLLNKDIQTIKGVSRTETFISLDQQIDRQIKI
- a CDS encoding Y-family DNA polymerase; amino-acid sequence: MYALVDCNNFYASCERVFNPNLQGKPVAILSNNDGCVISMSDEAKDLQLPFGAPIFKWDQFCKNNNISVLSSNYPLYGDMSARVMKILEQFSPDVEVYSIDEAFLQFKGFNEYNFNSYGTEIRSRILQWTGIPTCVGIAPTKALSKVANKIARKFLKETGGVCVIDSEEKRIKALKWTSIESVWGIGRGIQKRLQAKGCIKAYDFTQLNDDWVLKNLSITGWKLKKDLEGDPKIQLDEPTNKKAIATTRSFEYTFSDLDNIKERISTFAVSCAEKLRKQNSSCHMVIVLLRSDYHKKETKQHRASKTIVLPYPTNSTLTISKSAVQAVTTIFKEGIKYKRAGVIVTGLVPSDNYQLDMFAKEDPKHASLMNAIDKINQTYKADKIKLANQDLQRTWKMRQERLSPKYTTNINDIIKVK